The following proteins come from a genomic window of Phnomibacter ginsenosidimutans:
- a CDS encoding fumarylacetoacetate hydrolase family protein yields MKLIRYGQAGQEKPGVLIGETYYDASSITADYDEAFFANDGLAKLAAAVAGNALPATPVERLGCPVQRPSKIVCIGLNYSDHAKETGATPPAEPVIFFKSTTAIVGPNDAVMIPRNSVKTDWEVELAIVIGQKASYVEESEAMDYVAGYCLHNDISEREFQLERSGTWDKGKGCDTFAPLGPWLVTKDEVADVHNLRLWLKLNGKTMQDGTTANLIFNVPFLISYVSQFMTLLPGDIISTGTPAGVGLGMNPQVYLKPGDVMELGIDGLGTSTQTVVAFSKPA; encoded by the coding sequence ATGAAACTTATCAGATACGGCCAAGCCGGACAAGAAAAACCCGGTGTACTCATTGGCGAAACTTATTACGACGCATCATCCATTACTGCTGATTATGATGAAGCCTTTTTTGCCAATGATGGCTTGGCAAAACTTGCAGCTGCAGTAGCTGGCAATGCGCTGCCTGCAACTCCTGTAGAGCGTTTGGGCTGCCCGGTGCAGCGTCCTTCTAAAATTGTATGCATTGGTCTCAACTACAGCGACCATGCCAAAGAAACCGGTGCCACACCACCAGCCGAACCGGTGATTTTCTTTAAATCAACCACGGCTATTGTAGGCCCCAACGATGCGGTGATGATACCACGCAATTCGGTTAAAACGGATTGGGAAGTGGAACTCGCTATTGTCATTGGTCAGAAAGCATCTTATGTGGAAGAAAGCGAAGCGATGGATTATGTAGCCGGTTATTGCCTGCACAACGATATCAGTGAACGAGAGTTTCAGCTGGAGCGGAGCGGTACCTGGGATAAGGGAAAGGGCTGCGATACTTTCGCACCACTTGGCCCATGGTTGGTTACCAAAGATGAAGTAGCCGATGTACACAACCTGCGCCTGTGGTTGAAGCTGAATGGCAAGACGATGCAAGATGGAACAACAGCCAATCTCATTTTCAACGTGCCTTTTTTGATTAGTTACGTCAGCCAATTTATGACGCTGTTGCCTGGCGATATTATTTCCACCGGTACTCCGGCTGGTGTGGGATTGGGCATGAATCCGCAAGTGTACCTGAAGCCCGGTGATGTGATGGAGTTAGGTATTGATGGTCTCGGCACTTCCACGCAAACAGTCGTGGCTTTCAGTAAACCCGCTTAA
- a CDS encoding SDR family NAD(P)-dependent oxidoreductase — protein MFKLNNKIGIVTGGGSGIGKAIAGLFARQGARVFIFDIDAQGAAQAVAEIQVAGGQADAVILNISNQAEVKAAVAQVKATAGSIDILVNNAGVAHVGTADTTSEQDFDRVYSINVKGVYNCLHEVLPVMKTQQHGVILNMCSIAAWVGITDRFAYSMSKGAVLGMTLSTARDYLAHNIRCNCISPARVHTPFVDGFIAKNYPGREAEMFDKLSKSQPIGRMGTTDEVAHLALYLCSQEAGFITGCDYPIDGGFINLNN, from the coding sequence ATGTTTAAGCTGAACAATAAAATTGGCATCGTTACCGGGGGCGGCAGTGGTATTGGTAAAGCAATTGCGGGGTTGTTTGCCCGCCAGGGTGCAAGGGTATTCATTTTTGATATTGATGCGCAGGGCGCCGCACAGGCAGTGGCGGAGATTCAGGTAGCAGGCGGACAAGCCGATGCAGTGATACTCAATATCAGCAATCAGGCCGAAGTGAAAGCCGCCGTAGCACAAGTGAAAGCCACGGCAGGTAGCATCGATATTTTGGTCAACAACGCAGGTGTGGCGCATGTAGGTACAGCAGACACCACCAGCGAACAAGACTTTGACCGTGTGTATTCCATCAATGTAAAAGGCGTGTACAACTGCTTGCACGAAGTGCTGCCGGTGATGAAAACACAACAGCATGGCGTCATTCTCAACATGTGCTCTATTGCAGCATGGGTGGGCATTACCGATCGGTTTGCTTACAGCATGAGCAAGGGTGCTGTGCTTGGCATGACACTCAGCACAGCCCGTGATTATCTGGCACACAACATACGCTGCAATTGTATTTCTCCTGCCAGAGTACATACACCATTTGTGGATGGTTTCATTGCTAAAAACTATCCTGGCCGAGAAGCTGAAATGTTCGATAAATTATCAAAGAGTCAACCCATTGGCCGTATGGGCACTACCGATGAAGTAGCACATCTGGCTTTGTATTTATGTAGTCAGGAAGCTGGTTTTATTACAGGCTGCGATTACCCCATCGACGGTGGCTTTATCAATTTGAATAACTAA
- a CDS encoding glycoside hydrolase family 88/105 protein encodes MKKLMKGYLLLLLLWTANVHAQEQRWNVAMANTVLDIWKDSIPVGSQSKWSYDMGVVLKGFEGLWRQTGDAKYLQAIKAKMDWFIQPDGSIKGYELTEYNIDHVNNGKLVLLLYKETKEEKYSIAAHHLRDQLRTHPRTNEGGFWHKKVYPYQMWLDGLYMGAPFYAEYISMFGEAKDYDDVVDQFVWMENHARDSATGLLHHAWDESKQQRWANQETGKSPHFWARAMGWYADAIVDALDFIPAKHPGRAKLIAILNRLINAIEKEQDATTGLWYDVLHYNGPGKERNYFEASASSQFVYAIAKGVRKGYLPKSKMAMAEKGYQGLVTQFIKLENGRYNLHGTVKVSGLGGSGNYRDGSFEYYMSEPVIVNDPKGLGAFLLAANEMEGRKLKHK; translated from the coding sequence ATGAAAAAATTGATGAAGGGATACCTCCTGCTCCTGTTGTTGTGGACGGCCAATGTTCATGCACAAGAACAGCGATGGAATGTGGCGATGGCCAATACGGTGTTAGATATCTGGAAGGATTCGATTCCGGTGGGCAGTCAATCCAAGTGGTCGTACGATATGGGGGTGGTGCTCAAAGGTTTTGAAGGCTTGTGGCGCCAAACCGGCGATGCCAAATACCTGCAAGCCATCAAGGCAAAAATGGATTGGTTTATTCAACCCGATGGTAGTATCAAAGGCTACGAACTTACCGAGTATAACATTGATCATGTAAACAATGGCAAGCTGGTGCTGCTGTTGTACAAGGAAACCAAAGAGGAAAAATATAGCATTGCGGCGCATCATTTGCGGGACCAATTGCGAACCCATCCACGCACTAACGAAGGGGGCTTTTGGCATAAAAAAGTGTACCCCTATCAAATGTGGCTCGATGGTTTGTACATGGGTGCTCCTTTTTATGCAGAATACATTTCCATGTTTGGCGAAGCCAAAGATTATGATGACGTAGTGGACCAGTTTGTATGGATGGAAAATCATGCACGGGATTCAGCTACGGGCTTGCTACACCATGCTTGGGACGAAAGCAAGCAACAACGCTGGGCCAATCAAGAAACTGGGAAGTCGCCGCATTTTTGGGCTCGTGCCATGGGCTGGTATGCCGACGCTATTGTTGATGCATTGGACTTTATTCCGGCAAAACATCCCGGTCGTGCTAAGCTCATAGCTATTCTCAACCGTTTGATAAATGCCATCGAAAAAGAGCAAGATGCAACCACGGGTTTGTGGTACGATGTACTGCACTACAATGGCCCGGGAAAAGAACGCAACTATTTTGAAGCATCCGCTTCTTCTCAATTTGTATATGCCATTGCCAAAGGTGTTCGCAAAGGATATTTACCAAAAAGCAAAATGGCGATGGCCGAAAAAGGTTATCAGGGATTGGTGACACAGTTTATCAAACTGGAGAACGGCCGCTACAATTTACATGGCACAGTAAAAGTGTCGGGGCTCGGCGGTAGTGGCAACTATCGCGATGGTAGTTTTGAGTATTACATGAGTGAACCGGTGATTGTAAATGACCCCAAAGGCTTGGGTGCATTTTTACTGGCCGCTAACGAAATGGAAGGAAGAAAATTAAAGCATAAATAA
- a CDS encoding DUF5655 domain-containing protein, which produces MKLFSRKGDVLQSIANKDFKLEKEIQQLIENNLGEIFNLEFVRSEMPISNFRIDTLAFDKENNCFVIIEYKKDRNFSVIDQGYTYMSLLLNNKADFVLEYNEQKSKSLKKNDVEWSQSKVIFIAPSFSEYQKHSVNFKDVPFELWEIKQYENAVIGLMQHKNSSTESITNVTAGEKSVVKEVSKQIQVYTEAYHFSKSKKPNPEIESLYRQLKERILTLGEVEVVPKGLYISFRKKKPFFDVVVYQKEGLYCLINLKKGQLNDPNGITKDVSNKGHWGNGDYSVLVKSESDLDYIMFPDQAILQRTNLR; this is translated from the coding sequence ATGAAACTATTTTCGAGAAAAGGTGATGTACTGCAAAGCATAGCTAATAAAGATTTTAAGCTGGAAAAAGAAATACAGCAACTCATAGAAAATAATCTTGGCGAGATTTTCAACCTGGAATTTGTTCGATCAGAAATGCCAATCAGCAATTTCAGAATAGACACATTGGCATTTGATAAAGAGAATAATTGTTTTGTGATTATTGAATACAAAAAGGACAGGAATTTTTCTGTTATCGACCAAGGCTACACCTACATGTCTTTACTGCTCAACAACAAGGCCGACTTTGTGCTTGAATACAATGAACAGAAAAGCAAATCTTTAAAAAAGAACGATGTGGAATGGTCACAATCCAAAGTGATTTTTATTGCGCCAAGTTTTTCTGAATACCAAAAACACTCTGTCAACTTTAAGGACGTGCCCTTCGAATTGTGGGAAATCAAACAATACGAAAATGCTGTAATTGGATTGATGCAACACAAGAATAGTTCGACTGAAAGTATTACCAATGTTACAGCCGGAGAAAAGAGTGTTGTGAAGGAAGTGTCCAAGCAAATCCAGGTTTATACGGAGGCCTATCATTTTTCTAAAAGCAAAAAACCAAACCCGGAAATAGAATCGCTTTACAGGCAACTGAAGGAGCGAATTTTGACCTTAGGTGAAGTAGAAGTTGTACCCAAAGGATTATACATCAGTTTCAGAAAGAAGAAGCCATTCTTTGACGTTGTGGTTTACCAAAAAGAAGGTTTGTACTGTCTGATTAATCTCAAAAAAGGCCAACTAAACGATCCAAATGGAATCACCAAGGACGTAAGCAACAAAGGTCACTGGGGAAACGGGGATTACTCCGTTCTTGTAAAAAGCGAGTCAGATTTAGACTATATCATGTTCCCTGATCAAGCAATCCTACAACGCACAAACCTGAGATAG